From Coffea arabica cultivar ET-39 chromosome 2e, Coffea Arabica ET-39 HiFi, whole genome shotgun sequence, the proteins below share one genomic window:
- the LOC113729772 gene encoding putative clathrin assembly protein At1g03050, translating to MAPSKLRKAIGAVKDQTSISLAKVGSSASLSDLDVAIVKATRHDEYPADERHIREIMSLTCYSRAYVGACVSTLSRRLSKTKNWVVALKTLMLVQRLLADGDPAYEQEIFFATRRGTRLLNMSDFRDASKSNSWDYSAFVRTYALYLDEQLEFRMQNRRGKRGAFSYDPEEDEQVGPNAIVVRSTPVREMKNEQVFSRIHHLMQLLERFLACRPTGFAKNNRIVVVALYPIVKESFQLYYDITEILGILVDRFMELNVPDSVKVYEIFCRVSKQYDELDMFYGWCKSVGIVRASEYPDVEKIPQKKLDVMDDFIREKSVMEQNRKVTMIEPKPEAQPAEENEEPEPEQDINAMKALPPPEGFQEENEEKEQEEVKEKEKEKPKTQEVGDLLNLGEDAPTTEEHGDKLALALFDGNLSTNAPATSVTSAWEAFDEAGDWETALVQSASHLSNQQVSLSGGLDTMVLDGMYQQGAMQQAIAASGVTATGSASSVALGSAGRPAMLALPAPPSADGAHPPGADPFAASISIAPPAYVQMSEMEKKQRLLVEEQIMWQQYARDGMQGHVGLAKVQSNQYHMSGYGGTH from the exons ATGGCTCCAAGCAAGTTGAGGAAGGCCATTGGAGCAGTCAAGGATCAAACAAGCATAAGCTTGGCCAAAGTTGGAAGTAGCGCTTCTTTATCTGACCTTGATGTCGCGATTGTTAAAGCCACCCGACACGACGAGTACCCGGCTGATGAGAGGCATATCAGAGAGATCATGAGCCTAACATGTTACTCTCGTGCCTATGTTGGTGCATGCGTTAGCACCCTATCGAGACGCCTAAGCAAGACAAAAAATTGGGTGGTTGCACTCAAGACATTAATGTTGGTCCAGCGGCTGCTGGCGGATGGTGATCCAGCGTACGAGCAAGAGATTTTCTTCGCAACTAGGCGCGGGACTCGCCTTCTCAACATGTCTGATTTTCGCGATGCTTCAAAATCGAATTCTTGGGATTATTCGGCGTTTGTCCGAACCTATGCATTGTACCTTGATGAACAACTTGAGTTTCGAATGCAAAATCGGAGAGGTAAGCGCGGTGCATTTTCATATGATCCGGAAGAAGACGAGCAAGTTGGTCCCAACGCCATTGTCGTGAGATCCACACCTGTGCGGGAAATGAAGAACGAACAGGTGTTTTCCAGGATTCACCACCTGATGCAACTTCTCGAAAGGTTTTTAGCTTGTCGACCAACAG GTTTTGCAAAGAACAACAGGATTGTGGTGGTAGCGCTCTATCCCATTGTCAAAGAAAGTTTCCAGTTATATTATGATATCACTGAGATTCTGGGAATCTTGGTTGATCGATTCATGGAGCTCAACGTGCCCGATTCTGTAAAGGTATATGAGATCTTCTGCCGTGTTTCGAAGCAGTATGATGAGCTTGACATGTTCTACGGCTGGTGTAAGTCAGTTGGAATAGTCCGTGCCTCTGAATATCCAGATGTTGAGAAAATACCACAAAAGAAGCTCGATGTTATGGACGATTTTATAAGGGAGAAGTCAGTAATGGAGCAAAACAGGAAGGTCACTATGATTGAGCCAAAGCCTGAGGCTCAACCCGCGGAGGAAAACGAGGAGCCTGAACCAGAGCAAGACATTAATGCAATGAAAGCATTGCCACCTCCGGAAGGATTtcaagaggaaaatgaagaaaaggagCAGGAAGAGgttaaagaaaaggagaaagagaagCCAAAAACTCAAGAAGTGGGGGATTTGTTGAACTTGGGTGAAGATGCCCCAACAACAGAAGAGCACGGAGATAAATTGGCCTTAGCTTTATTTGATGGTAATCTATCAACAAATGCTCCTGCAACAAGTGTCACTTCTGCATGGGAAGCATTCGACGAAGCAGGAGACTGGGAGACAGCACTTGTACAATCCGCTAGCCATTTGTCTAACCAGCAGGTGTCGCTTTCTGGCGGTCTTGATACCATGGTGCTTGATGGTATGTATCAACAAGGAGCTATGCAACAGGCAATAGCTGCATCTGGTGTTACAGCCACTGGAAGCGCTAGCAGTGTTGCACTTGGGTCAGCTGGAAGGCCAGCGATGCTAGCACTGCCTGCACCTCCGAGCGCAGATGGAGCTCATCCACCTGGTGCCGATCCTTTTGCAGCCTCCATTTCAATAGCACCACCAGCTTATGTGCAGATGTCTGAGATGGAGAAGAAACAGAGACTTCTAGTGGAAGAGCAGATAATGTGGCAACAATATGCAAGAGATGGGATGCAAGGGCACGTAGGATTAGCAAAAGTACAATCAAACCAATATCACATGAGCGGCTATGGGGGCACCCATTGA
- the LOC113729761 gene encoding vacuolar iron transporter homolog 4-like yields the protein MSTQNSVQIALPKGANDQNQNQEPGEDFDYSQRSQWLRAAVLGANDGLVSIASLMMGVGAVKTDVKAMILTGFAGLVAGACSMAIGEFVSVYSQLEIEVAQIKRETEMIETGQDEEKNKKENLPNPLSAAMASGLAFSLGAVVPLLAAAFIGDHKVRLAAIITAVSLALLVFGWVGAVLGKASVIKNCARALIGGWMAMAITFGMTKLISSTGMKI from the coding sequence ATGAGTACCCAAAACTCCGTCCAAATTGCACTTCCCAAAGGTGCTAATGACCAAAACCAGAACCAAGAACCAGGAGAGGACTTTGACTACTCACAAAGGTCCCAATGGCTTCGAGCTGCTGTATTAGGAGCTAATGATGGATTGGTTTCAATCGCATCATTGATGATGGGGGTTGGAGCTGTTAAAACAGATGTCAAAGCCATGATCCTGACTGGTTTTGCAGGACTGGTCGCTGGAGCCTGTAGCATGGCAATTGGAGaatttgtttctgtttactCTCAACTTGAGATAGAGGTTGCACAGATCAAGAGAGAAACAGAAATGATAGAGACCGGACAGGATgaagaaaaaaacaagaaagaaaatctGCCTAATCCACTGAGTGCGGCAATGGCATCGGgtcttgcattttctttagGAGCCGTAGTGCCCTTGTTGGCAGCTGCATTTATAGGAGACCATAAGGTGAGGTTGGCTGCCATCATTACTGCAGTGAGCCTGGCTTTACTAGTTTTTGGATGGGTTGGGGCAGTGCTAGGGAAGGCTTCTGTAATCAAGAACTGTGCTAGGGCGTTGATTGGAGGTTGGATGGCTATGGCCATCACATTTGGAATGACCAAATTAATAAGCTCCACTggaatgaaaatataa
- the LOC113731719 gene encoding peroxidase 43-like gives MVQLVLILILSSGYLVGFSQGQLRVGFYGNTCPDAENIVRDVVGEAASSSNDVAPHLLRLHFHDCFVEGCEGSILIQNGPTAEKGAFGHQGLQGFDVIENAKAQLEAVCPGVVSCADIVALAARDAIVLANGPFYQVETGRRDGLVSDKSLADNMPDVEDSIQVLKTKFQQKGLTAKDLVVLSAAHTIGTAACFFMTDRLYNFPPNGGSDPSIDPQLLPELTSTCPKNGDVNARLPMDRGSGQTFDDQILRNIRSGFAVLRSDASLYEDEATRSAVDSYFGFLAPSLEQDFAAAMIKMGRIEVKTGSQGTIRRVCSAFN, from the exons ATGGTACAACTAGTTTTGATCCTCATTTTGAGCAGTGGTTATCTAGTCGGGTTTTCTCAAGGCCAACTTAGAGTTGGTTTCTATGGTAACACTTGCCCAGATGCCGAGAACATTGTCAGAGATGTTGTCGGTGAAGCGGCCTCCTCCAGCAACGATGTTGCTCCACACTTACTCAGGCTTCATTTCCACGACTGCTTTGTTGAG GGGTGCGAGGGGTCTATACTGATTCAGAACGGGCCAACAGCTGAGAAAGGAGCATTTGGGCATCAGGGCCTCCAAGGTTTTGATGTGATTGAGAACGCCAAGGCACAGTTGGAAGCTGTGTGCCCAGGGGTGGTTTCTTGTGCAGATATTGTGGCTCTGGCCGCAAGAGACGCTATCGTTTTG GCCAATGGACCGTTTTACCAGGTTGAAACCGGAAGAAGAGATGGACTAGTTTCGGACAAGTCCTTGGCTGATAACATGCCGGATGTTGAGGATTCAATTCAGGTACTGAAGACCAAGTTTCAGCAGAAAGGCCTCACCGCCAAAGACCTTGTGGTTCTCAGCG CTGCACACACAATTGGTACCGCAGCATGCTTCTTCATGACAGATCGGCTCTACAACTTCCCACCAAATGGAGGCTCCGATCCTTCCATAGACCCGCAACTTCTCCCTGAATTAACCAGTACATGTCCCAAAAATGGCGATGTAAATGCCCGATTGCCGATGGACCGCGGCAGCGGGCAGACGTTCGACGACCAGATTCTGCGAAACATCAGAAGCGGCTTTGCAGTTCTACGATCCGACGCCAGCCTGTACGAGGATGAAGCTACAAGGAGCGCGGTGGATTCTTATTTTGGTTTTCTTGCTCCATCCCTGGAGCAAGATTTTGCTGCTGCAATGATCAAAATGGGGAGGATTGAAGTAAAGACTGGTTCCCAAGGCACAATCAGGCGCGTCTGTTCTGCTTTTAACTGA
- the LOC113731720 gene encoding glycine-rich RNA-binding protein RZ1A-like, with protein sequence MSDVAEYRCFIGNLSWSTSDRGLKDAFEKFGHLIEAKVVMDKFSGRSRGFGFVTFDEKEAMEEAIHAMNGMDLDGRPITVDKAQPNQGGDRDIDRPRDRDRGRDRDRRDYGGGRGSGGGDCFKCGKPGHFARECPDDGGRGNRYGGRDDRYGGSGGGGRGGGRYGPERNGDRFGSRNRDGGGHGGGDRHNRDRSGPYDRRGSGGFR encoded by the exons ATGTCTGATGTTGCGGAGTATCGCTGTTTCATTGGAAATCTGTCATGGTCAACATCTGATCGAGGTCTAAAAGATGCATTTGAGAAATTTGGCCATCTTATTGAGGCAAAG GTTGTTATGGACAAGTTCTCTGGACGCTCCCGTGGATTTGGATTTGTCACTTTTGATGAAAAGGAAGCAATGGAGGAGGCCATCCATGCAATGAATGGCATGGATTTAGATGGCCGACCTATCACAGTTGACAAAGCACAACCTAACCAAGGTGGCGATCGTGATATTGATCGCCCGCGTGATAGGGACCGTGGTCGTGATCGAGATCGTCGTGATTATGGGGGTGGTCGTGGATCTGGTGGTGGAGACTGCTTTAAGTGTGGTAAACCAGGACACTTTGCTAGGGAATGTCCTGATGATGGTGGTAGAGGCAACCGATATGGCGGTAGAGATGACAGATATGGTGGCAGTGGTGGAGGTGGAAGAGGTGGTGGGCGTTATGGACCTGAAAGGAATGGAGATCGGTTTGGTAGCCGTAACAGAGATGGTGGTGGTCATGGGGGAGGTGACCGACACAATCGTGATCGATCTGGGCCATATGACCGTCGTGGTAGTGGAGGTTTTCGCTAA